In Lepisosteus oculatus isolate fLepOcu1 chromosome 17, fLepOcu1.hap2, whole genome shotgun sequence, a genomic segment contains:
- the LOC102697643 gene encoding uncharacterized protein, with translation MVLHRSQMSTRLSTLLLLYGIFTKDGRVTSVNVAPEVIQNLPGERKSQRDYAFFALRSCHSIFREDRGEFFSPDHLCSNPPLWCNWTIWLDAGKRVVLHLLDLTPAYSCEFKTDEIHLEESPARGRHRVLDTCWQEARHISQANILHVVLLIRGNRRWPYRGFYGQYHVLEEALTTEDAVLPSVPPSPRESPVEEQFVSATDGEEPRGIIELVRTVAGSEIFTISRVSDEDRVVQASLGRWAETTTTVSLDGYLQPSLSESYTILSETQTTPVETLSLTDMLDSTSDWAWNSLKNKSFAESLQKSQLTQLKWASSEESLDVDRTFIICITATPLWGPVMREQPTVSGREVHLSAEELDSFSSTKTKLITPTLSVSQQVPFVEHRFVLQETESIPSSNPWYTTPVSLNDASPDSKDQERLNVPEFTPPLEFDHETSLYGQTFDRKSQTEEMSKEFWEEISGHTPTKVYNRATSPQLSKSSSIFEEKRDGSSINHPISEHSQTAATKLDHKFNENTSVSRHHRNVTRISHFPGEYLYEVSVEVQLSRRGSGNQEQLVKTLLSSLQRMIKEEFRPFRPHLKSVSSKRVKSLNAGFLFILWLQFGFGEENISMLLKSFLERLVDRPVAGLGPGSARVISVSAEDVNECRTELVLCDIHADCFNVFGTYACRCKRGFEDFSRIGSGGTLCIDPANAHSNFSPTLLKTIYGMGLLFTVLLLLLLGIVAVLYRRHHKGAFVVQCQRSSPAASQQSLQTPESHSKQREGTCLSEDVPLLKFNPLVVPEKLSFGTRMMREEGESFSRCLSGSRRGWNLTEKFSSWKLI, from the exons ATGGTACTTCATAGATCCCAAATGTCAACCCGTTTATCTACTTTATTGCTTCTTTATGGTATCTTCACAAAAGATGGCCGTGTTACATCG GTAAATGTGGCACCAGAAGTCATTCAGAACCTTCCTGGAG AAAGGAAGTCCCAGAGGGATTATGCCTTTTTCGCCCTGAGGAGCTGCCACAGCATATTCCGTGAAGACCGCGGAGAGTTTTTCTCACCGGACCACCTGTGCTCGAACCCGCCTCTCTGGTGCAACTGGACTATTTGGCTGGACGCTGGGAAGCGAGTTGTGCTGCACTTGCTGGACTTAACGCCTGCTTACTCCTGTGAGTTTAAAACGGACGAGATCCACCTGGAGGAGTCCCCTGCCAGAGGGAGGCACCGCGTACTGGACACCTGTTGGCAGGAAGCCCGCCATATCTCCCAAGCCAACATTCTCCACGTGGTTTTGCTTATCCGAGGAAACCGGCGATGGCCATACAGGGGCTTTTATGGGCAGTACCACGTGCTGGAGGAGGCCCTGACAACAGAAGATGCAGTGCTGCCGTCAGTTCCTCCCTCTCCTCGCGAGTCGCCCGTGGAAGAACAATTTGTTTCGGCCACAGATGGAGAAGAGCCAAGGGGAATAATAGAACTGGTGCGCACTGTTGCAGGTTCAGAGATTTTCACAATATCTCGAGTGTCGGATGAGGACAGAGTTGTTCAAGCGTCTCTGGGGCGATGGGCGGAAACTACAACAACTGTCTCCTTAGATGGGTATCTTCAACCCTCTCTGTCAGAGTCTTATACAATATTATCTGAGACACAGACAACTCCTGTGGAAACTCTCTCTTTAACAGACATGTTGGATTCAACCAGTGACTGGGCCTGGAACTCCCTGAAAAACAAGAGCTTTGCAGAATCTCTGCAGAAGAGTCAGCTGACACAGTTAAAGTGGGCCAGCTCTGAAGAAAGCCTAGATGTTGACAGAACCTTTATAATATGCATCACAGCAACTCCTTTGTGGGGGCCAGTGATGAGAGAACAACCCACCGTTTCTGGGAGAGAGGTCCATCTCTCTGCGGAAGAACTGGATTCGTTCAGTAGCACTAAAACAAAGCTGATTACTCCTACATTGTCTGTCAGCCAACAGGTCCCTTTTGTTGAGCACAGATTTGTTTTACAAGAAACTGAAAGCATCCCTTCGAGCAACCCGTGGTATACTACTCCTGTCTCTTTGAATGACGCATCTCCAGATAGCAAAGATCAAGAACGCCTCAATGTCCCAGAATTTACTCCCCCTCTGGAATTTGACCACGAAACATCTCTATATGGCCAAACATTTGATAGAAAATCTCAAACTGAAGAAATGTCTAAAGAGTTTTGGGAAGAAATTTCCGGCCACACGCCAACCAAGGTATACAATAGAGCCACAAGTCCACAGTTGAGTAAAAGCAGCAGCATTTTTGAAGAGAAAAGAGACGGTTCCAGTATCAACCACCCAATAAGTGAACATTCACAAACAGCAGCCACAAAATTAGATCACAAATTCAATG AAAACACAAGTGTTTCTAGGCACCACAGAAATGTCACTCGGATTTCTCATTTTCCTGGAG AGTACTTGTATGAAGTGTCTGTTGAAGTCCAGCTAAGCCGCAGGGGTAGTGGAAACCAGGAACAGCTGGTTAAGACTCTTCTGTCGTCACTTCAGAGAATG ATCAAAGAAGAATTTCGACCATTTCGACCGCACCTTAAATCCGTTTCGTCTAAACGAGTTAAAAG CTTGAATGCAGGCTTCCTCTTTATATTGTGGCTGCAGTTCGGTTTTGGAGAGGAAAACATCTCCATGTTGCTTAAGTCTTTCCTGGAAAGACTCGTGGATAGACCCGTGGCAGGCCTGGGGCCCGGCAGTGCTCGTGTGATTTCAGTGTCGGCAGAAG ATGTCAATGAGTGCAGGACGGAACTGGTCCTGTGTGATATCCATGCCGACTGCTTCAATGTCTTTGGCACGTACGCCTGCCGCTGTAAGAGGGGCTTTGAGGATTTTTCTCGAATTGGTTCTGGTGGAACGCTCTGCATTGATCCAGCAA ATGCCCACTCTAACTTTTCACCCACCCTTTTGAAAACCATCTACGGGATGGGATTGCTCTTCACTGTGTTACTCTTGTTGCTGCTGGGCATCGTGGCAGTGCTGTATAGAAGACACCACAAGGGGGCGTTTGTTGTTCAGTGTCAGAGGAGCTCGCCTGCAGCGTCCCAGCAGAGCTTACAGACACCTGAAAGTCACTCGAAACAAAGAGAAGGCACCTGTCTGTCTGAAGATGTGCCTCTCTTAAAATTTAACCCCTTAGTGGTCCCCGAGAAATTAAGCTTTGGAACCCGTATGATGAGAGAGGAGGGCGAAAG TTTTTCTAGGTGCCTTTCTGGGTCGCGGAGGGGCTGGAACCTGACTGAAAAATTCAGCAGCTGGAAACTAATTTGA
- the LOC102697837 gene encoding N-acetyllactosaminide beta-1,3-N-acetylglucosaminyltransferase 2 — protein sequence MTGSWRKVKVLGIMMTVNFFIYIVVEVSRSGSHEKDLNHRVRIPDKLFWKKIVALDAYWNREQQRLDLLHNPILAVLNGSNSSLKDGMDNSSHLNSCDPDIGVMTHVKDYNSLPERFKDFLLFMKCRTYPMVVNQPHKCKDKPFLLLAVKSLAPHFDRRQAIRESWGKTGQLENFTVATVFLLGNATAEDHFPDLSEMLQYESRMHGDLLIWDYRDSFFNLTIKEVLFLEWVSQYCSEVKFVFKGDDDVFVNTYRILEYLKNMHEQKAKDLFIGDVIMNAGPHRDKKLKYFIPESMFVGPYPPYAGGGGFLYSGSLALRLYNISQQVSLYPIDDVYTGMCLKKLGLVPEKHKGFKTFDIEDKYRNNPCAYKSLMLVHSRTPQEMIKIWTWLKDPELNCH from the coding sequence ATGACCGGTTCTTGGAGGAAGGTGAAAGTGCTGGGGATTATGATGACGGTGAATTTCTTCATTTACATCGTGGTGGAAGTGTCCAGGAGTGGAAGCCATGAGAAAGATCTAAACCACAGAGTTCGTATTCCCGATaaattgttttggaaaaaaatagttGCCCTTGATGCCtattggaacagggagcagcaGAGACTGGACCTTTTACACAACCCCATCCTTGCTGTTCTAAATGGCAGCAACAGTAGTTTGAAGGACGGTATGGACAACTCTAGCCATCTGAACTCCTGTGACCCGGACATCGGGGTCATGACCCATGTGAAGGATTACAACTCTCTGCCGGAGCGTTTCAAAGACTTCCTCCTGTTTATGAAGTGCAGGACCTATCCCATGGTGGTGAACCAGCCACACAAGTGCAAAGACAAGCCTTTCCTTTTGCTAGCTGTTAAATCCCTGGCACCTCACTTTGACAGGAGGCAAGCCATCCGAGAGTCCTGGGGAAAGACTGGTCAGCTGGAAAACTTCACGGTGGCCACTGTGTTTTTGCTGGGCAATGCTACCGCGGAGGATCACTTCCCTGATTTATCTGAAATGCTGCAGTATGAGAGTAGGATGCATGGAGATCTCCTGATTTGGGATTACAGGGATTCGTTTTTTAACTTGACTATTAAGGAGGTTCTGTTCCTCGAATGGGTCAGTCAGTACTGCTCTGAGGTGAAgtttgtgtttaaaggcgatgaCGATGTTTTTGTCAACACCTATCGCATTCTGGAGTACTTAAAGAACATGCATGAACAGAAAGCCAAAGATTTATTTATAGGGGATGTCATCATGAATGCCGGGCCTCATCGAGACAAGAAGTTAAAGTATTTTATTCCAGAGAGCATGTTCGTTGGGCCATACCCTCCTTATGCAGGTGGAGGTGGCTTTCTCTACTCTGGGAGCCTGGCGTTGAGACTGTACAATATATCCCAACAAGTATCGCTGTATCCCATAGATGATGTCTACACAGGCATGTGCCTTAAGAAGCTTGGCCTTGTTCCAGAGAAGCACAAAGGTTTTAAGACTTTTGATATTGAAGACAAGTACAGAAACAACCCCTGTGCTTATAAAAGTCTAATGCTCGTGCACAGCAGAACTCCTCAAGAAATGATCAAAATCTGGACATGGCTGAAGGACCCAGAACTGAACTGTCACTGA